From the genome of Paraburkholderia aromaticivorans, one region includes:
- a CDS encoding MFS transporter, which translates to MNATTAASLAGSRQSSWRAVVAASIGNALEWFDLVVYGFFAVVIAKLFFPAGNDTVSLLLTLGTFGVSFFMRPLGAIVIGAYADRAGRKAALTLSILLMMGGTLIIAILPTYRSIGLAAPVILVLARLMQGFSAGGEFGSATAFLAEHVPGRRGFFASWQVASQGLTTLLAAGFGVLLTGKLSPEQMASWGWRVPFFFGLLIGPVAWYIRTRLDETPEFLAAETTTTPLRDTFTSQKLRLLIAIGVVVLGTVSTYLVLFMPTFGVKQLGLAPSVAFAAIALTGLIQMVFSPLIGHLSDRHGRTTIMLISALLLLVLIYPAFVYLVAHPTFGNLIAMQIVFGFLMTGYFAALPGLLSEMFPVQTRTTGMSLAYNIAVTIFGGFGPFIIAWLISVTGSKAAPSYYLIFAALVSLVALIAARRKLGFR; encoded by the coding sequence ATGAATGCAACGACAGCAGCAAGCCTCGCGGGGAGCCGGCAGAGTTCTTGGCGCGCGGTGGTCGCAGCCTCGATCGGCAACGCGCTGGAATGGTTCGATCTGGTGGTGTACGGTTTTTTCGCGGTGGTCATCGCGAAGCTGTTTTTCCCGGCCGGTAACGATACGGTTTCGCTGCTCCTCACGCTCGGCACGTTCGGCGTGTCGTTCTTCATGCGGCCGCTCGGCGCGATCGTGATTGGCGCATACGCCGACCGTGCCGGCCGCAAGGCGGCGCTCACCCTCTCGATCCTGCTGATGATGGGCGGCACGCTGATCATCGCGATTTTGCCGACCTACCGGAGCATCGGTCTCGCCGCGCCGGTAATCCTCGTGCTGGCGCGTCTCATGCAGGGCTTTTCGGCGGGCGGCGAGTTCGGCAGCGCCACCGCGTTTCTCGCGGAGCATGTGCCGGGGCGGCGCGGCTTTTTCGCGAGCTGGCAGGTGGCGAGCCAGGGGCTCACCACGCTGCTGGCCGCCGGCTTCGGCGTGCTGCTCACGGGCAAGCTCTCGCCTGAGCAAATGGCGTCCTGGGGTTGGCGGGTGCCGTTCTTCTTCGGTCTGCTGATCGGACCGGTCGCCTGGTACATCCGCACGAGGCTCGATGAGACACCTGAATTCCTCGCGGCCGAAACGACCACGACGCCGCTGCGCGATACCTTCACCAGCCAGAAACTGCGCCTGCTGATTGCGATCGGCGTGGTGGTGCTCGGCACCGTATCGACCTATCTGGTGCTGTTCATGCCGACCTTCGGCGTGAAGCAATTGGGACTGGCGCCCTCGGTCGCGTTCGCGGCGATTGCGCTGACCGGCTTGATCCAGATGGTGTTCTCGCCGCTGATCGGCCACCTGTCGGACCGGCACGGACGCACCACGATCATGCTGATTTCGGCGCTACTGCTGCTCGTCCTGATCTATCCGGCCTTCGTGTATCTGGTTGCGCATCCGACCTTCGGCAACCTGATCGCGATGCAGATCGTGTTCGGCTTTCTGATGACCGGCTATTTTGCCGCGCTGCCGGGTCTGCTGTCGGAGATGTTTCCGGTGCAAACGCGTACGACCGGCATGTCGCTCGCCTATAACATTGCGGTGACGATTTTCGGCGGCTTCGGGCCGTTCATCATCGCGTGGCTGATCAGCGTGACGGGCTCGAAAGCCGCGCCGAGCTACTACCTGATTTTCGCCGCGCTGGTGAGTCTCGTCGCGCTGATCGCGGCGCGTCGCAAGCTCGGTTTTCGCTGA
- a CDS encoding YceI family protein, whose translation MLIAAGALAASFSLGAFAAADTYQLDPTHTYPSFEADHFGGLSVWRGKFTKSSGTVTLDRAAKTGTVDVTVDPASIDTGNGKLDEHLKTDALFDVAKYPSVTYKGTEIKFDGDKPVEVIGNLTMHGVTKPLNLKIESFKCMQHPVLKREVCGVEASAHFSRADYGMDFGAKYGFSMDTKLHIQAEGIKQ comes from the coding sequence CTGTTGATCGCCGCCGGTGCGTTGGCTGCTTCTTTCTCATTGGGCGCGTTCGCGGCCGCCGACACTTATCAGCTCGACCCGACCCACACGTATCCGAGCTTCGAGGCGGATCACTTCGGCGGCCTGTCGGTGTGGCGCGGCAAGTTCACCAAGAGCTCCGGCACGGTCACGCTCGACCGCGCGGCGAAAACCGGTACGGTCGACGTGACGGTCGATCCCGCTTCGATCGACACCGGCAACGGCAAGCTCGACGAGCATCTGAAGACGGACGCGCTTTTCGACGTCGCCAAATATCCTTCGGTGACTTACAAGGGCACTGAGATCAAGTTCGACGGCGACAAACCGGTCGAAGTGATCGGCAATCTGACAATGCACGGTGTCACCAAGCCGCTGAACCTGAAGATCGAGTCGTTCAAGTGCATGCAGCACCCGGTGCTCAAGCGCGAGGTGTGCGGTGTGGAAGCGAGCGCGCATTTCAGCCGCGCCGATTACGGCATGGACTTTGGCGCCAAGTACGGCTTCAGCATGGATACCAAGCTGCACATTCAAGCCGAAGGTATCAAGCAATAA